A single genomic interval of Helianthus annuus cultivar XRQ/B chromosome 13, HanXRQr2.0-SUNRISE, whole genome shotgun sequence harbors:
- the LOC110900585 gene encoding serine/arginine repetitive matrix protein 1-like: MKEAAYADELEALEGYKATRNDWFVKEPRKRSKKATPKAQKGVGSSSQPKKRQKKVAKTLVIDEPEVEETVVNVEENQDSDMEDVLKNIDYELDSDKAADVAQKGKAADDIEGDDVDKSTTSSSSSSDDEIDETERLRRIQEETEKEKQLRKRKRQEKDDAAYIPSPEHVSESQSPSGGRKKVSARKRIVSPKIKKVTPKITKPKIVLKKKSSKEPSKPPPPPPPEPTPHQSPPHQTPPRQPTPQRQLSPPKQPTPPRQPSPLHLSPPHQTPPHEQPFLTAFEMI, from the exons ATGAAAGAAGCTGCTTATGCTGATGAATTAGAGGCGCTTGAAGGGTATAAAGCAACTCGTAATGATTGGTTTGTGAAAGAACCGAGGAAGAGAAGCAAGAAGGCCACCCCTAAAGCACAGAAGGGTGTAGGGTCATCATCACAGCCTAAGAAAAGACAAAAGAAAGTTGCAAAGACTTTAGTGATTGATGAGCCTGAGGTAGAAGAAACGGTTGTAAATGTTGAAGAAAATCAGGATTCTGATATGGAGGATGTATTGAAAAACATTGATTACGAATTAGATTCAGATAAAGCAGCTGATGTTGCTCAAAAGGGAAAAGCTGCTGATGATATAGAAGGTGATGATGTTGATAAAAGTACTACGAGCTCTTCGAGTTCTTCTGATGATGAGATAGATGAAACAGAACGTTTAAGAAGGATTCAAGAAGAGACAGAGAAAGAGAAACAGTTGAGAAAGAGGAAGAGGCAGGAGAAGGATGATGCTGCATACATTCCATCTCCTGAGCATGTATCTGAATCTCAATCGCCTTCAGGTGGAAGGAAGAAAGTTAGTGCTAGAAAAAGGATTGTTTCGCCGAAGATAAAGAAAGTTACTCCAAAGATCACAAAGCCAAAGATTGTTCTGAAGAAGAAATCATCTAAAGAACCAagtaaaccaccaccaccaccaccacctgaacCTACACCACATCAATCACCACCACATCAAACACCTCCAAGACAACCAACACCTCAAAGACAACTttcaccaccaaaacaaccaacaccacctAGACAACCATCACCGTTACATCTCTCACCACCACATCAAACACCACCTCATGAACAACCTTTtcttact GCGTTTGAAATGatctaa
- the LOC110900584 gene encoding glutamic acid-rich protein-like, with protein sequence MDDVLNENKRLAVESKKVADREKILEMRVKKLESENKSLLKKIDTDQTEIDFLKVRVAELEEEKTRRDEQNKYFELKNKELEAAKVLKEHEFYMMNKVIESMLGKSIEQRFEEIQVEEVRAKRQAEIEALMKDKGKNAEGSVAIAERLIVPSLVVENPVPISAISGIFEEDVSLEDLAGNDDEEDDEEDDDEGDDDEEDDDDEKVFSASSHSSDDDNDDDDNQGSTGITVTKASNEQNVEDLMKDDVNEETEGVDGKGEHGDDQNVDQTEKLILRLEPHVEEGEFRHTYTMADIKEMTRMVDPDFKFDFEDELNAFDINQQPEYEYKYVEDADVYDRVKVEDCSDEESMNEDTSQFPTLMEFFSEENRDELRRKVAEILKDKNFDGTPKDM encoded by the coding sequence ATGGATGATGTTTTAAATGAAAACAAAAGATTAGCAGTTGAAAGCAAGAAAGTGGCTGATCGTGAAAAGATTCTCGAGATGCGTGTAAAGAAGTTAGAATCTGAAAACAAGTCTTTACTGAAGAAGATAGATACCGATCAGACAGAGATTGATTTCTTGAAAGTGAGGGTGGCAGAGTTGGAAGAGGAAAAGACACGCCGAGATGAGCAAAACAAATATTTTGAATTAAAGAACAAAGAACTTGAAGCTGCGAAAGTGTTAAAAGAGCACGAATTctatatgatgaacaaagtgataGAAAGTATGCTTGGGAAGTCAATAGAGCAAAGATTTGAAGAAATTCAAGTTGAAGAAGTCAGAGCTAAGCGCCAAGCTGAGATTGAAGCTCTAATGAAAGACAAAGGCAAGAATGCTGAAGGCAGTGTTGCAATAGCTGAAAGATTAATCGTTCCATCTTTAGTCGTTGAAAATCCTGTTCCTATTTCTGCTATCTCTGGTATCTTTGAAGAAGATGTATCACTTGAAGATCTTGCTGGTAAtgacgatgaagaagatgatgaggaggatgacgATGAAGGAGATGATGACGaagaagatgacgatgatgaaaAAGTGTTTTCTGCTAGTAGTCATAGTTCTGATGATGACAATGACGACGATGACAATCAGGGTAGTACTGGTATTACAGTGACTAAAGCTTCAAATGAGCAAAATGTTGAAGATTTAATGAAAGATGATGTGAATGAAGAAACAGAGGGAGTTGATGGAAAGGGGGAGCATGGTGATGATCAAAACGTCGATCAAACTGAAAAGTTGATTCTGAGATTAGAACCTCATGTAGAGGAAGGTGAGTTCAGACATACGTATACAATGGCTGATATTAAAGAAATGACGCGTATGGTAGATCCAgatttcaagtttgattttgaagaTGAATTGAATGCGTTCGACATCAACCAACAACCTGAGTACGAATACAAgtatgttgaagatgctgatgTGTACGACAGGGTTAAGGTTGAAGACTGTTCTGATGAGGAAAGTATGAATGAAGATACTTCTCAGTTTCCAACACTGATGGAGTTCTTTAGTGAAGAAAATAGAGATGAATTAAGGAGGAAAGTCGCTGAAATTTTGAAAGACAAGAATTTCGATGGTACTCCTAAAGATATGTAG